Sequence from the Candidatus Kryptoniota bacterium genome:
TCACGCCCTTTGCAGGCTTGTCGCTGGAAAAGTCAAACATGACAATCGCCTACGACTTTCAAACGACCGGTCCGCGCGACGATTCGATTTCGATCCCCATATCATTCGTGCTTAAAGGCGAAAACAACGCAAGACTGACTTTAGGTGTTTCCGTAAAGATAGTCTTTATAGACGTGAGCGCGGACTACAGCATCGCGAAGTACAATTCAATGAGCATTGGGGTCGGACTGATCTACTGAATTCGGCAGCCTTCACCAGCCGAACCCACTTAAAGTGTTCTCCGATCGTCCCTGATATGCATTGAATGATTCTGTGCCGACAGGTAGATTGAACGGCAAAGGAAACGCATGAAGGGCATGATCTTCGACATAAAACGGTATGCGCTCCATGATGGACCAGGGATTCGTCAGACAATATTCTTCAAAGGTTGTACGCTGCGATGCTGGTGGTGTCACAATCCAGAAAGCCAGTCCACCTCGAGTGAAGCAGTAAGTCGGGAGCTCAAGATGGACGGCAAGTCTTTCTTTGAGACCGTGACTGTTGGACAGCTTATGACCGTGGACGAGGTAATGTCGGAAATCAAAAGAGAGTCTGTTTTCTTCGACGAGTCCCGGGGAGGAGTAACTTTCTCCGGCGGTGAGCCACTCCTGCAGGTTCGGTTTCTGAAGGAGCTCGCAACTGAATGTAGAAAGAACGGCATTAGTACCGCGCTCGACACTTGCGGGTATGCCACAAAAGAGGCCGTAGATTCAATCGCTGGCCTCATCGACCTATTTCTTTTCGATTTGAAGTTCATCGACGATGAGAAGCATCGCGACTACACGGGAGTTTCAAATCGAATCATCCTTGAAAACCTACGGCGCCTTTCTCAATGCGGCAGCAACATAATAATTCGTTTCCCTGTCGTGCCAGGAGTGACAGACACTGACGGAAATATCGAACAGATCATAACACTTCTACAATCACTACCCGAAATCAAAGAGATTGACCTTCTCCCTTACCATACAATTGGAAAGCACAAATACGAACAATTCGGAATTGAAAATAAGATGATGCGAATATCTGCGTGTAATGCAGAGATTGGACCACCCGAGTCTGAGAAAATCTCAACCTTGAAGAGAAGATTCGAAGAGAATGGGTATAACGTGAAAGTTGGGGGCTAGAAATGAACTCCAGGATTCAACGGCTGAGGGAAGAAAGTCTAAACGCGATCAACAGGATTTCTCCTGAGCGAGCAGTTCTCGTAACAGAATTTTACAAGAACGAGGCCGCCGACATATTGTCAATACCGGTGAAGCGGGCACTCGCGTTCAAATATATTCTTTCGAAAAAGTCGATCTGCATTAACAATGGCGAATTGATTGTCGGCGAACGCGGTCCAGCACCCAAAGCAACTCCTACGTATCCTGAGATCTGCCTCCATTCCCTCGAAGATCTGGACAATCTCGACACACGTCCGAAAGTCTCGTTCAAAGTGGATGAAGCGACGAAAAAGATCTACAGGGATCTCGTCATCCCCTTCTGGCAAGGAAGAACCATTCGTGAAAAAATCTTCTCGACAGTCGATAAAGAATGGATCGACTCATACGAAGCAGGCGTCTTCACGGAGTTCCTTGAACAGCGGGCGCCCGGACACACCGCAAACGGCGGAAAGATCTACGGCAAGGGAATGCTCGACATAAAAGAAGACGTCAGTCGGGCTATAGCTTCTCTCGATTACTACACCGATTCGCGTGCTTACGAGAGGCGGGAGGAGTTGAGAGCGATGGAAATTGCGGCCGACGCCATCATTAATTTCGCGGAAAGACACTCCGACGTGCTGCAGCGTCTCGCGTCAGATGAAAAGGATCCCGGTAGAAGAAAAGAGCTCCAGGAAATGTCTCGGATATGCAGGCGAGTACCTGCCAACAGGCCGACGACTTTCCATGAAGCGCTCCAATACTATTGGTTCGTGCATATCGGCGTGATCACCGAATTGAATCCATGGGACTCGTTCAACCCGGGAAGACTCGACCAGCACCTATTACCATTTTACGAAAGGGACGTCCGGGCAGGAGTCCTTACCGAAGACAGAGCCAAAGAACTCCTCGAGGCATTCTGGATAAAATTTAATAATCACCCTGCCCCGCCGAAGGTCGGAGTCACCGCCGCAGAAAGCGGCACGTACACAGATTTCTCCCTCATCAATCTCGGTGGAGTGAAAGAAGACGGTTCAGACGGGGTGAACGATCTCACATACATAATTCTCGACGTAATAGAAGAGATGAGAATCCTGCAGCCGAGCTCGATGATTCAGGTGAGCAAGAAGAATCCCGACAAATTCATCAAGCGAGCGGCGAAGATTATCAGGACGGGGTTTGGTCAGCCATCCGTATTCAATACCGATGCGATAGTGCAAGAACTCGTACGCCAGGGCAAATCTGTCGCGGACGCGCGAAACGGCGGCGCGAGCGGATGCGTCGAGTCCGGCGCATTCGGCACCGAGAGCTACATACTTACCGGGTACTTCAATCTCGTCAAGATCCTGGAGATCACGCTGCATGACGGCATCGACCCTCGCACCGGAAAAATGATCGGGATTCGAACCGGAGACCCAGCGGGTTTTACTACCTTCGCGCAGCTTATGGGCGCGTTCAAGAAGCAGGAGAAATATTTCGCCGACATAAAACTCAAGGGCAACAATCTTATCGAAAGGCTGCATGCCGACTACCTCCCTGTACCCTTTTTATCGTTGTTGATAGACGACTGTGTGGCAAACGGTAAGGACTACAATGACGGTGGAGCAAGGTACAATACGAACTACGTTCAGGGAGTGGGCCTTGGGAGCCTCACAGACATACTGACTTCAATCCGGTACAACGTGTTCGATAACAAAAAGTACTCCATGTCGGAACTTTTGAATGCGCTCGAGATGAATTTTGATGGGTTCGACAAACTCCGCCTCGATTTGATTTATCATACGCCGAAATATGGAAACGATGAGGACTACGCGGATGAACAAGCAGCAAAGGTCTTTGACATTTTCTTCGATTCGATTGACGGAAGGCCGACGACGAAGGGCGGCATCTACAGGATAAACCTGTTGCCGACCACCTGCCATGTGTATTTCGGAAGCGTGACGATGGCGACCCCGGACGGGCGAAAAGCAGGTGAGCCATTGTCCGAGGGAATATCTCCAGTTCAGGGCGCGGACACGAAAGGGCCGACGGCGGTGGTGAAATCAGCATCGAAGATTGACCATATCAAGACGGGCGGAACGCTATTGAACCAGAAGTTCTCACCACACCTCCTCGATTCAGACGAAGGAATAAACAACCTCACGTCGCTGATCAGGAGCTATTTTAGACTCGATGGGCATCACATCCAGTTCAATGTGGTCACAGCCGAAACACTGAAAGACGCCCAGCTGCATCCCGAAAAATATCGTGACCTGATTGTTCGTGTCGCAGGGTACAGCGATTACTTCAACGATCTCGGTAAGGACTTGCAGGATGAAATCATCCGGAGGACAGAGCATCAGTGCTTTTGAAGCCGGTGTTGGTACATAGATCCCGGGGTATCCGAGAGGCCCTCTGCCGGAAGATCCGGAGCCATCCGGTGGCGTTCCGCATGTATCTCTTGATATAGAAATGTGATATGCATAAATTGTAAGTGGTTGTAGATCATAGGGTAACTATTCTCACACAACGTGTCCGTACGAAATTGCGGACTGGAAATTTTCGGAGTTGAAGAGTCCCGCACGCCGCAGGAACCGCCTCCGAACGATTCCCAAATTCAAAACGAAACAGTCTGGCTAACGCCAGGCGAAATAATCCATTTTCTGGACCGAAGAGAAAATGAAACGACGACATATTATTAACAGACCACAGAACAACAACAACAACTCATCCCCTTCATCTTTCACCGGCATTCTCGAGATCGATCATGCGCGAAAGAATCCCAACGGCCGGAGCCACGGCTTCACGAGGCAGCTCAGCCTGACGATGAGCCCTTCAAGTGCAGACACATTTGTCCCGTCGTCATTCATCGATCAATATTTTCTGAGACCGGGTGTCCTGCTGACCGGCACCGCGGTTCGTGGTGGGGGAAGAAGTCCTGAGGCAAGATCGATCGAAACGATTAACGGAATGCCTCTAGACCAATGGCGCAGCGTGAAGGATTTCGGCAAGCACGACGCCGTCTCGCCTAATGAGGTGATAAGGCTCGAAGGACCGCAATCGGATCTGGCTATGAGGATAGTTGATTTATTTTGCCCCCTGGGGAAGGGACAGCGGGCGCTGATCGTCTCCCCGCCGAAAGCCGGAAAAACAATCCTTCTTCAACAAATCGCTCAGGCCATCAATTCAAATTATCCGGGTATCGAACTCATTGTGCTCCTGATTGATGAGCGGCCGGAAGAAGTAACAGATATGCGTCGGACAATCAAGGGTGAAGTCTTCGCGAGTTCAAACGATAATGATTATCCGAGTCATGTACGTCTCGCCCAGCTCGTCCCTGAATACGCAAAGCGGAAAGCGGAGACCGGAAAAGATGTCGTGCTCCTTCTCGATTCGCTGACAAGACTTGGGCGGGCGTTCAACGTCAATCAGAAGAGCAGCGGGAGAACGATGTCTGGTGGAGTGGACATACGCGCCCTCGAAGTGCCGAAGCGAATTTTCGGTGCGGCCCGAAAACTTGAAAATGGAGGTTCTCTGACTATCGTTGCGACGATACTGGTAGACACAAACTCCCGAATGGATGAGCTCATATTCCAGGAGTTCAAGGGTACCGGAAATATGGAGCTCGTTCTTGACAGGGATCTCGCGAATGAAAGGATTTTTCCGGCAATCAATCTCGGAGTGTCAGGTACGCGCCGCGAGGAACTTCTCTTCGGTTCGGATCTTCAGCAGTACCAGATTCTGAGGCGGACTATTGCGCGACTTTCCACGAGAGAGGCGATGCTCGCAGTGCAAAAGCTGATCAGGATTTACCCATCCAATTCAAAACTCCTTTCCAGTTTTTAGTCCACGGAATAGAATAATACAATAACATTCCCGAATTCCTTCCAACATTTTCACCGATATAATTCCACAAGTACTCACCAGGAAACTTTTTAAAATTCCAATTTTGACGGACAAGACTTCGCAGGTGTGGAGTTCGTAATCTCAGATTACGCTTTTGTTATGACGTTCCGAACAAGAGTCCTTGAGAGTTACCAAAAGCAAAGTTTTGACGGGGGCAGGTGTGGCACAAGCATTGCTAAATATAAGTCGGACGCTCTCCACCGTACGCGCCGGCCGGCACACGGCGGTTTTTGTGAACGAACACAAAACCGGAATTGCGCTCTTGCAAATAACCTTGCAGGAGCGTTACATCGATGCCCGTAGGGCATCAAAAGTAAAATCCCCTTTGCAAAACCATTAAAACCTTCGGAGGGAAAACTATATGAAGAAGTCACTTGCGATAGCTGCACTCCTCTTTGCGTTTGCAGCAGGCGAGTCGTTTGCGCAATCTCAGTCAGCAACTGTCAGCCTCACCGTCAATAGCGCAATCAGCATTGTCAAGAACAACGACATGGCTTTTGGGGTCGTATCTCAAGGCATTACGACGGCCGCAATCAACCCCGTCACCGGCGGAGCATCAGCCGCAAAGTTTACTGTAACCGCTGCGGCAAGCACACTCCTAAACGTGACTTTCACGACCACAGATTTGTCGGACGGATCGGGCCACACGATCTCGTTTGCCGGAGCTGGTACTCTTTCCGGTGACAACAGTAATGTCCAAGGCACCTCGACCTCGGTTTCCAGCGGTGGCACTGTCACAACAAGTGCAGGTGGAAACTTTTACTTCTGGGCAGGTGGAACTGCAACGTTGTCCCCGACCCAGGCAGCAAATGCCTACACGGGCACTTTCACTTTGACGCTCAGTTATTAATCGGTCAGGAAGAGCATCAGGCAGGCTGTTGTTTGGCCTGCCTTTTCTTTTTAAGGGCTGATAATATGAAAAGATTTCTGCTGACATTCCTTCTTCTCCTCGCATCGAGTGCTCATTCCGTCTCACAGTCTGCATCCGGTGCTTCGGTAAATATTGTCGTGAACAGTTCAATCGGTCTCACCAACGTGCGGGACATGAATTTCGGGGTCGTGGTCAAGTGCGTGACCTCCGCGATCATCAGCCCAATTACTGGCGGCGGGTCAAGAGCATACTTCACGGTTCACGGAGCTGCGACTACACCCGTTGTTGCCAGCTTTTCTACGACAAACCTCACAAGCGGTGCGAACTCAATTGCATTCACGGGTTCTATATCGAGCAATTCGGCGAGTACTACTTTTGGGCGGGCGGGTCGGCTTCACTAGTTCCAGATCAGCCGATCAGCGTTTATAAGGGCAGTTGTACAATCTCAGTGGCCTATTAGCCAGCCCTTACGCTACTTCCATTGAATTTCATTTTCCCTTTGACTTTCAAATTCGATCGATATATCTTTGAGCAGGAGAGGCCACGGAACTAAAGGGAATTCGGTTCCGTTTTGAGTGGAAAGCTTTGGAGGAAGAGAGTTGGTTTCGAAACGCCTGTCGGTTTCTATTTCGTTAATCCTAGCAAGCTTCTGCACCTGCGTCGGTCAATCAAATTCATCCGGCGCGGTTAGCATTTCTGCCAATGTGATTCGTGGAATCGTGATCACAAACTCTACAAATCTGGCATTCGGCACTCTTGTAAGTGGTTCCGGAACCCAGTCCGTCTCACCTACAGAACCCGGTGTGGGGTCATTCACATTTTCAGGTCAACCAGGTTCGAATGTTTCCGTGACATTCCCAAACAATGTGATCTTGACCGACGGAAGCGGTCATTCAGTCGCGTTCAATCCTGCAATTCCAATTTGGAACAATGCTAATTCCCAACTTCTTGGCGCGCAACCATTTTCGGGCATTACCGGCGGATCCGTAGGTCTCGGCGCCGCAGGTCAGGTCTTTGTCTGGTTCGGCGGTGGAATAAATACGAACGGCGCCACCTCCGGGAATTACTCAGGTAATTACACTGTAGACATTACCTACTGACGGATTCCTTTTCATTCCCTTCATTAGGTTTCTTAATCCTCATCGCTCAATTCTTGACTAAACGCGGCATCAGCCTGCAATAATCGATCGCTCGCATGCCCGGTCGGATGCTGATTCATTGAAAATGTGCCCGATTGTGGCTATTATTTCTAGTGTTATACCTCTCTGCCGCACTGATAGCCTATCTTGTTGGGTCGTTTCCGACTGCGTATGTAATGGGGAGGTACTTTCACGGCGTCGACATTACCAAGGGCGGAACCGGCAACATAGGCGCGATGAACGCGTACGAGGTGACCCGCTCAAAGTGGATTGGCATTGCAGTTGGCACGGTCGATATACTCAAAGGATTGATTGTGACATTCTCGTTTCTGTACATCTCCGGACTCATTGCTTCTTCGGTCGCGGCATTGTTTGTCGTAACGGGACACAATTATTCGGTCTACATGAGATTCAAAGGCGGGCGGGGATTGGCACCTTCAGCAGGCGCGCTCCTAGTCCTTTCACCCCTTGCAGTGCTGGCATATCTCGTCATTTATGCGGCGCTGAGAGGAGTCGGACTTAAGCTTTATCTTTCGAGCGTCGTAGGAATTTTCGCCAGCGCACTCGCAGTCCTTTGGAATTTTTCGTCCGCACACGAAGTCGAACTTGTACTAGCGGGATTATTTGTGGTAGTTCTTTCCAAGCATATCGGCCCTTTGAAGAATGAGTTGATCCATGCAAGCTAATTTTCGAAATAGATTGTTCGTCCTCTCGATGTCGATCATCCTCACCACCGCTCAATCTGTTTTCGCCCAGTCTGTTTCCGATGACCCGTCCTCGAGCCGGCGAACGGCAATTACACGTGCGGTAAAAGAGATAAGTCCTGCAGTTGTTGGAATAAATGTAACGGCAGTGCAGGAGCAACAAAGTCCGTTTGCGTCGAACGATCCGTTCTTCAGGCAATTCTTCCAGGGAGATCCGTTCTTCCGTCAATTTTTCGGGTCTCAGAAGATTGAGGTTCAGAGCCTCGGCTCGGGCTTCATCGTGTCACCTGACGGCTACGTGGTCACAAATGAGCACGTCGTGAAGAACGCAACGAAGGTTGTTGTTACGATGACCGACGGAAGTAAACGAAGCGCTAAGATCATAGGTCATGACGATATGTCGGACGTCGCGCTTCTCAAAATTGACGGGACCAATCTTCCCTTCTGCAAAATGGGCAACAGCGACAGCATACTTGTCGGCGAGTGGGTAATTGCATTCGGTAATCCGTTCGGACTATTCGACATAAATAACAAGCCGACGGTGACCGTTGGCGTGGTGAGTTCTTTGGGAATGAACCTTGCCAAGATCGGGTCGAGGAACTATAACGATATGATTGAGACGGATGCGGCGATCAACCCGGGCAATTCCGGCGGTCCGCTTGTCGACGCAGACGGAAGAGTCATCGGCGTCAACACGATGATTTACACTGGTGGCATGAGTGAGTCGTATAACGGTTACGGATTTGCCATTCCCATCAACAGGGTCCAGAGGAGTGTCGACGAACTGCGGAAGAACGGCAGAGTGATCCACGATGCTTGGGTGGGAATGCAGTTGCAAACCGTCGATCAGGAAATCGCGAGATATTATGGACTGAGCGAGGCTTCCGGTGCACTTGTGAACACGATAGAGCCGGGAAGCCCCGCTGAAAAGGCGGGCGTGAAAAGCGGCGACCTCGTCCTCAAGTACCAGGGCAAACCCGTCCGAAATGCCGACGCTCTCCAGGCCCAGCTCGATGATCTGAGACCGGGCGATAAATTCCGAGTAGAAGTGCTGCGAGATAATAAGCTTGTCAAATTGTCGATTCGTGTCGGAACGATTGAAAGAGAATCCGATCAAGGAGGCAATTGATTGATTAGAAGATATTCTCCCGCGGAAATCGACGCGGTTTGGAGTGAAGAGAATAAATTCCGGATCTGGCTGGATGTGGAAATAGCCGCGATGGAGGCCCAGGCAGAATTGGGACGGGTTCCAAAGGACGCCGTGATTGAAGTAAAAGCAAAAGCAAAATTTGACGTCGCAAGAATTGATGAGATAGAACGCACCGTCAAGCATGATGTGATAGCGTTCCTCACAAACGTGAGCGAAAACGTCGGTCCGTCGGCCCGGTTTGTTCATCTCGGCATGACTTCCTCTGATGTGCTGGATACTGCTTCCGCGATTCAGCTCAAACAGGCGGGCGAAATCCTGATGAAGCATCTTCTTGATCTCAGGAATATGATCAAGGAGCTGAGTGTGAAGTACAAGTCTGTGCCTATGATAGGGCGTACTCACGGAATACACGCCGAGCCGGTGACGTTTGGATTGAAAATGGCTGTATGGTACGATGAGCTCGGAAGAGACCTGGAGAGACTTCAAGCGGCCACCATCGAAGTGTCGGTGGCAAAAATTTCAGGGGCGGTCGGGACATTCTCGCACATCTCGCCCGAAGTGGAAAAATATGTGGCAAGCAAGTTCGGCTTGCGTCCGTCGGTTGCGTCGACACAAGTCATTCAACGAGACAGGCACGCGCAATTCATGACGGTGCTTGCAGTCGTCGCGGGTACGCTTGAAAAGATGGCGCTTGAGGTGCGACATCTCCAGCGGACTGAGGTGATGGAAGCGGAAGAGCCTTTCACTAAAGGCCAGAAAGGTTCTTCAGCAATGCCTCACAAGCGCAATCCGGTCAATGCGGAGAGGATCTGCGGAATGGCCAGGCTGATCAGGTCTTATGCCATGTCCGCGCTGGAGAATCAGGCATTGTGGCACGAAAGAGATATTTCACATTCGTCCGTCGAGCGCGTGATCTTTCCCGACGCGACGATCGGTCTGGATTTCATGATACTGGAATCGCAGAAGATCTTCATGAACTTGGTCGTTTATCCGGATAAGATGCTAAAGAACCTCGGACTCACTCACGGCCTTTATTATTCCGAAGATGTCCTACTAAAATTGATTGAGAAGGGACTGACAAGGGAGCAGGCTTATGCCCTCGTACAAAGGAACGCGATGCATTGTTGGGAAACGGGCGAGGATTTTCTAGCTGCTCTGGCGAACGACCGAGAGGTAGCCGACAAGGTTTCGCGAGATGAGCTAAAGAAGGTTTTCGATGTCAACTCCCTACTCGGAAACGTAGATTACATATACAAGTCACTCGGGTTGGATGGAGAATTCAAGAAGCAGTAAATGAAATACTTCACATCACTTCAGAACAAGCCATTTCTCGTCTGGCTCGGAGGCGTCTATGGGCTGCTCGTCGGCCTCACGATAGCAATGGCGGCGCAGATAACCTTCTTGAAATTTTCGATGGGCCCGATAAAGTCGATAACACTACTCGTCTGGGCCGGCGGTGCCTCGGCGGCCGGCTCTCATCTTGTCAGCAAGCACCTTTTCCATGAAGAGGAATCGGTTTTGAACAGGCCGCTCCACTATGTCCTGTTCTTTTCGCTTCTCCCCATCTTGATTCTCATCCTCTCGGTCATTCTCTTCTTTACTCCAAACTAGGAGCAACCCATGCCACAGGCATTCAGGAACTACATCGGCGGCAAGTATATGGACGCCGGATCAGGAAGAACTTTCGAAAACAGGAACCCCGCAGACTGGAACGACATAGTCGGTACTTTTCCAAAAAGCGACCATCGCGATGTTGATGCGGCTGTTCAGGCGGCGAAGGAGGCATTTCGCAACTGGAGTCTCACTCCCGCACCGAAACGAGGCGACATTGTGAAAAAGGCCGGTGACATAATGGTCGCCCGGAAAGAGGATCTCGCTCGCGAGATGACGCGGGAGATGGGAAAAGTACTTCTCGAAACACGCGGAGACGTTCAGGAAGGGATAGATACGGCTTATTATTCCGCGAGCGAATCACGACGGATGTTCGGAGTGACAGCTCCGAGCGAGCTGCCGAACAAATTCGCCATGTCGATGCGCGTGCCTGTGGGAGTTGCAGGTGTGATAAGTCCCTGGAATTTCCCGATGGCAATTCCGACGTGGAAGATCTTCCCTGCCCTCGTATCCGGTGACACCATTGTGTTTAAGCCCGCATCGGATACACCGCGGACTGCGGCGGCGCTGGTAGAGATCCTGATTGAAGCCGGTGTTCCTCCCGGAGTCCTGAATATCGTCCATGGCGGCGGAAACGAAGTTGGAACCGCTATTGTCGAACATAACGACATAGAGCTCGTCAGCTTTACCGGGTCGACAGAAGTCGGAAAACGGATTTCCGAAATCGCGTCGAAAACACTGAAGAGAGTTTCGCTCGAGCTCGGCGGGAAGAATGCAGAAATCGTAATGGACGATGCAAACCTTGAGCTC
This genomic interval carries:
- a CDS encoding glycyl-radical enzyme activating protein; its protein translation is MKGMIFDIKRYALHDGPGIRQTIFFKGCTLRCWWCHNPESQSTSSEAVSRELKMDGKSFFETVTVGQLMTVDEVMSEIKRESVFFDESRGGVTFSGGEPLLQVRFLKELATECRKNGISTALDTCGYATKEAVDSIAGLIDLFLFDLKFIDDEKHRDYTGVSNRIILENLRRLSQCGSNIIIRFPVVPGVTDTDGNIEQIITLLQSLPEIKEIDLLPYHTIGKHKYEQFGIENKMMRISACNAEIGPPESEKISTLKRRFEENGYNVKVGG
- the hypD gene encoding trans-4-hydroxy-L-proline dehydratase encodes the protein MNSRIQRLREESLNAINRISPERAVLVTEFYKNEAADILSIPVKRALAFKYILSKKSICINNGELIVGERGPAPKATPTYPEICLHSLEDLDNLDTRPKVSFKVDEATKKIYRDLVIPFWQGRTIREKIFSTVDKEWIDSYEAGVFTEFLEQRAPGHTANGGKIYGKGMLDIKEDVSRAIASLDYYTDSRAYERREELRAMEIAADAIINFAERHSDVLQRLASDEKDPGRRKELQEMSRICRRVPANRPTTFHEALQYYWFVHIGVITELNPWDSFNPGRLDQHLLPFYERDVRAGVLTEDRAKELLEAFWIKFNNHPAPPKVGVTAAESGTYTDFSLINLGGVKEDGSDGVNDLTYIILDVIEEMRILQPSSMIQVSKKNPDKFIKRAAKIIRTGFGQPSVFNTDAIVQELVRQGKSVADARNGGASGCVESGAFGTESYILTGYFNLVKILEITLHDGIDPRTGKMIGIRTGDPAGFTTFAQLMGAFKKQEKYFADIKLKGNNLIERLHADYLPVPFLSLLIDDCVANGKDYNDGGARYNTNYVQGVGLGSLTDILTSIRYNVFDNKKYSMSELLNALEMNFDGFDKLRLDLIYHTPKYGNDEDYADEQAAKVFDIFFDSIDGRPTTKGGIYRINLLPTTCHVYFGSVTMATPDGRKAGEPLSEGISPVQGADTKGPTAVVKSASKIDHIKTGGTLLNQKFSPHLLDSDEGINNLTSLIRSYFRLDGHHIQFNVVTAETLKDAQLHPEKYRDLIVRVAGYSDYFNDLGKDLQDEIIRRTEHQCF
- the rho gene encoding transcription termination factor Rho, with translation MKRRHIINRPQNNNNNSSPSSFTGILEIDHARKNPNGRSHGFTRQLSLTMSPSSADTFVPSSFIDQYFLRPGVLLTGTAVRGGGRSPEARSIETINGMPLDQWRSVKDFGKHDAVSPNEVIRLEGPQSDLAMRIVDLFCPLGKGQRALIVSPPKAGKTILLQQIAQAINSNYPGIELIVLLIDERPEEVTDMRRTIKGEVFASSNDNDYPSHVRLAQLVPEYAKRKAETGKDVVLLLDSLTRLGRAFNVNQKSSGRTMSGGVDIRALEVPKRIFGAARKLENGGSLTIVATILVDTNSRMDELIFQEFKGTGNMELVLDRDLANERIFPAINLGVSGTRREELLFGSDLQQYQILRRTIARLSTREAMLAVQKLIRIYPSNSKLLSSF
- a CDS encoding DUF4402 domain-containing protein, with the translated sequence MKKSLAIAALLFAFAAGESFAQSQSATVSLTVNSAISIVKNNDMAFGVVSQGITTAAINPVTGGASAAKFTVTAAASTLLNVTFTTTDLSDGSGHTISFAGAGTLSGDNSNVQGTSTSVSSGGTVTTSAGGNFYFWAGGTATLSPTQAANAYTGTFTLTLSY
- a CDS encoding DUF4402 domain-containing protein translates to MVSKRLSVSISLILASFCTCVGQSNSSGAVSISANVIRGIVITNSTNLAFGTLVSGSGTQSVSPTEPGVGSFTFSGQPGSNVSVTFPNNVILTDGSGHSVAFNPAIPIWNNANSQLLGAQPFSGITGGSVGLGAAGQVFVWFGGGINTNGATSGNYSGNYTVDITY
- a CDS encoding glycerol-3-phosphate acyltransferase translates to MLYLSAALIAYLVGSFPTAYVMGRYFHGVDITKGGTGNIGAMNAYEVTRSKWIGIAVGTVDILKGLIVTFSFLYISGLIASSVAALFVVTGHNYSVYMRFKGGRGLAPSAGALLVLSPLAVLAYLVIYAALRGVGLKLYLSSVVGIFASALAVLWNFSSAHEVELVLAGLFVVVLSKHIGPLKNELIHAS
- a CDS encoding trypsin-like peptidase domain-containing protein; translation: MQANFRNRLFVLSMSIILTTAQSVFAQSVSDDPSSSRRTAITRAVKEISPAVVGINVTAVQEQQSPFASNDPFFRQFFQGDPFFRQFFGSQKIEVQSLGSGFIVSPDGYVVTNEHVVKNATKVVVTMTDGSKRSAKIIGHDDMSDVALLKIDGTNLPFCKMGNSDSILVGEWVIAFGNPFGLFDINNKPTVTVGVVSSLGMNLAKIGSRNYNDMIETDAAINPGNSGGPLVDADGRVIGVNTMIYTGGMSESYNGYGFAIPINRVQRSVDELRKNGRVIHDAWVGMQLQTVDQEIARYYGLSEASGALVNTIEPGSPAEKAGVKSGDLVLKYQGKPVRNADALQAQLDDLRPGDKFRVEVLRDNKLVKLSIRVGTIERESDQGGN
- the purB gene encoding adenylosuccinate lyase, translating into MIRRYSPAEIDAVWSEENKFRIWLDVEIAAMEAQAELGRVPKDAVIEVKAKAKFDVARIDEIERTVKHDVIAFLTNVSENVGPSARFVHLGMTSSDVLDTASAIQLKQAGEILMKHLLDLRNMIKELSVKYKSVPMIGRTHGIHAEPVTFGLKMAVWYDELGRDLERLQAATIEVSVAKISGAVGTFSHISPEVEKYVASKFGLRPSVASTQVIQRDRHAQFMTVLAVVAGTLEKMALEVRHLQRTEVMEAEEPFTKGQKGSSAMPHKRNPVNAERICGMARLIRSYAMSALENQALWHERDISHSSVERVIFPDATIGLDFMILESQKIFMNLVVYPDKMLKNLGLTHGLYYSEDVLLKLIEKGLTREQAYALVQRNAMHCWETGEDFLAALANDREVADKVSRDELKKVFDVNSLLGNVDYIYKSLGLDGEFKKQ
- a CDS encoding aldehyde dehydrogenase family protein is translated as MPQAFRNYIGGKYMDAGSGRTFENRNPADWNDIVGTFPKSDHRDVDAAVQAAKEAFRNWSLTPAPKRGDIVKKAGDIMVARKEDLAREMTREMGKVLLETRGDVQEGIDTAYYSASESRRMFGVTAPSELPNKFAMSMRVPVGVAGVISPWNFPMAIPTWKIFPALVSGDTIVFKPASDTPRTAAALVEILIEAGVPPGVLNIVHGGGNEVGTAIVEHNDIELVSFTGSTEVGKRISEIASKTLKRVSLELGGKNAEIVMDDANLELALDGVLWGAFGTTGQRCTATSRLIVHEKIYDKFLDMLTERTSKLKLGNGLDETSEVGPCVNEAQRQRVHSYVEIGKKEGARLVIGGEIASGGQLDKGWFYKPTIFADVTPEMTIAREEIFGPVLSVMKARSIDHAVELLNGTIYGLSSAVYTRNVNHAFKAIRDIKAGITYINAPTIGAETHMPFGGVKQTGNGHREGGASAFDFFTEMKTVYVDYSDKLQRAQIDTYRDS